acactgtaacagagttggaaaggaccttggaggtcttctagtccaaccccctgcttagaacATCATGACAAATTGTTTGGGACAACCAATTATTTTCAACTAGAGAACAAGACCGCAGGGGAAACGATCTCTCCTCAGGGAAATGTCACTGATTTGATTCTGAAATCTCCCTGCACTCCAAGATAATCGATCACTTTAAGGCCCAGCCGGTTGGGGAACACAATTTCTTCACTCCCTTCCATTTTCACTCGGATGTCGGCCTCCGTAAAGCTGAAGGTGATCTGGAAGACACCGTAACCAAAGAAAATCAAGATTGAGCATGGACGTCAAAACCTCTTTGGTGTTCCTAGGCTCATAAATTAGCGAAGGCCTGCCATCTTCGGCGCTACCGGCATTccccctcattttctttgataataatctctcaattgtatctgcctatgcatcgctctccgcatgcgtggctgtatcattaactcttgtcctgaatccaaggaggagctagataattgatctccttctgagctgcctgccacactctcctcctccctgtcactcatgtcttcttggtcagaggagccttcatcatcagatttcactgggggcaaaagaggcctggggcatgtggatgtctcccccacatccacagtccttggggcaggagctggggcaagctaaccacaacaatacatagggaaattgtatctctttgaggcgaggagaggccaggcagcctaactcaaacccttgatgtgagtgatgtcaggttggccatctttaagccagtcacatgacctttaagccaccccggtcacatgatcatcaagcctctcccacctggtcccatggccagcaagccacacccacaaaataagtcacacccacattgtagtagtaaaatttaaaatttaggaGTTAATCTTCCTCTTTacgccagaggtcttcaaacttggcggctttaagacttgtggacttcaactcccagaattctccagccagctgttgatggctggagaattctgggagttgaagtccacatgtcttaaagtcgccatgtttgaagacctctgctttacgcAGTCCTCACCTCAACCGCACAGTTGTCATGAAAAGGGAAGTCGTGGGGTCTTTCCTCTTGCTCCCAGTCACCGCCTTGCCGGGAGTTACACACCACGGTGTGCCAGTCACCCTTGCAGTCAAAACGTGCGTTGAAATGGAGCACCAGGTTGTTACAGTCTTTTCCCAGGTTGATCTCAAATCTGAGGGTGGGATTACGAGAGTGAGAGAAGGCAGCACACACCAGGGAGTTTcagagtgggggggagggagagtgagggagggagggaggcaggaaggaaggaaggaaggaaatgaagaaggaaggaagggaagaaggaaggaaggaagggaagaaggaaggaaggaaggagagagaattcagagaagggagggagggaagaaggaaggaaggaacaaaatacacagaaggaaggaaagaaagaagaaaggaaaggggaggaagtggagggagggagggaagggaagaaggaaggaagggaagaaggaaggaaggaacaaaatacacagaaggaaggaaagaaagaaagaagaaaggaaataaggggaggaagtggagggagggagggaaggaaagaaggaatgaatgaaatacaaagaaggaagggagggagggaagggaagaaggaaggaagggatgaaggaaggaaggaagggaagaaggaaggaaggaagggaagaaggaaggaaggagagagagaattcagggaagggagggagggaagaaggaagggaagaacaaaatacacggaaggaaggaaagaaagaagaaaggaaagaaggggaggaagtggagggagggagggagggaaggaaggaatgaaatacaaagaaggaaggaagggaaggaaggaaggagagagaattcagggaagggagggagggaagaaggaaggaaggaacaaaatacacagaaggaaggaaagaaagaagaaaggaaagaaggggaggaagtggagggagggaaggaaggaaggaaagaaggaaggggaataCAGGGGAGGGATTTGAAAGTTCCAcctgtcttaaagttgctgatgtctatggtgttttttaaaaaaaaatcaagaaaccaATATATCTCCTTCCCTAACTCTAGATTTTATTAACAGGCATAAACATTTTTGAGCTGCACAAACTCACAAAGGTTTATGCCTGTTAATAAAAATTGTCCATTTGGGGAAAAGGGTTACCGATACATCGCATAAACTGTGATAGATTTAATTGCAAATTAAATAGAGACAGATGATGGACGGACGGTCAGACAGAGGGACAGACATAAGAGATTAgagatgaatggaatggaataagagtagaatagaatagaatagaatagattcatCGTAAattataagatacaacacttagagCTAgttataggatactaaataagaaattaattactaagaaattaaataaaacaatataaattgtaaagatacaagcaacaaagttatagtcataattAGAAAAAGGTGACAGGTTACAGGAACGAcaagaagaagaatagtaatacagccttactaaatagtttgatagtattGTGGGAATTTAACTGAAATGTTTATTGTGACCCCCTGTTTACTCCTGGGACTTGAAGGGAagcctatagcaatagcatttagacttatagaccacttcatagtgcttttacaaccctctctaagcggtttacagaatcagcacattgctcccaacaatcggggtcctcattttacccacctcggaaggcgggaaggctgagtcaaccttgagccggtggtgagatttgaaccgctgaactacagctagcagttagccgaAGGAGCCTCCagtgcttcactctaaccactgtgccaccctccCCACCACCACACTCCCCATTTCATAAAAGCTTGTCCCAATTCCTCCTCTTACTCTTTGCTTTCTGATAAAATTGTCCCTTTCACGACGAGCGATTCTCCAGGGTAAAGCTGAAACTCCGTAGCGGTCACTCCCTAGGAAAATATTGGAGGGAAAAAGACATTTTAAACGGCATGGCAGGACTTATAAAGGGGTTTGGAATGCGGACTCCTCCATCAAACCATTCAAAGAGAATTTGGAGTTACAAGATTTCTCATTGGAGACAGCAGCCATATTGAATTGATTGTCCaataagactccaagatccctcttatagtttattcattcattcattcattcattcattcattcattcattcattcgatttctgagactcagggcagcttacagcataaacatagaagattaatatgcaacaagactgtaactctccttctctcaagaggaaattgatgatatttctatgttatttataattttgtaattgtccaggtgttttttcttggtttagaagtgtatgtatgtttttctattttcttttttgtgtattgcaaatattgcaaatatgtcaatgtatatattttcttgattatgctttttaaaaaacaaattaataaaaattacttaatagtaagactccaagatccctcttatagtttatttattcattcattcattcattcattcattcattcattcattcattcattcgatttctgagactcagggcagcttacagcataaacatagaagattgactgcagaaaaggacctcatggtccatttagtctgcccttatattatttcctgtattttatcttaggatggatctatgtttatcccaggcatgtttaaattcagttactgtggatttaccaaccacatctgctggaagtttgttccaaggatctactactctttcagtcaaataatattttctcacgttgcttctgatctttcccccaactaacctcggattgtccccccttgttcttgtgtttactttcctattaaaaactcttccctcctgaaccttatttaaccctttaaattaCATATTTAACACAGAAATCAGAATTTCTGCAAGAGCCGGGTAggtgtagcaggtagagtgctgtactgcaggccactgaagctgactgtagatctgtaggtcagtggttcagatctcatcactggctcaaggttgattcagccttccatccttccgaggtgggtaaaatgaggacccggattgtgggggcaatagcctggctctgttaagaagtgctattgctaacatgttgtaagccgccctgagtctaaggagaagggcagcataaaaattgaaaaattaaattaaattaaattaaattaaattaaattaaattaaattaaattaaattaaattaaattaaattaaattaaattaaattaaattaaattaaattaaattaaattaaattaaattaaattaaattaaattaaattaaattaaattaaattaaattaaattaaattaaattaaattaaattaaattaaattaaattaaattaaattaaattaaattaaattaaattaaattaaattaaattaaattaaattaaattaaattaaattaaattaaattaaattaaattaaattaaattaaaaattaaattaaaaattaaattaaattaaattaaattaaattaaattaaattaaattaaattaaattaaattaaattaaattaaattaaattaaattaaattaaattaaattaaattaaattaaattaaattaaattaaattaaattaaattaaattaaattaaattaaattaaattaaattaaattaaattaaattaaattaaattaaaatagaatttttattggccaagtgtgattggacacacaaggaatttgtcttggtgcaaatgctctcaacgtacataaaataaaatatacatttgtcaagaatcatgtgatacaacacttaatgattgtcataggggtcaaataagcaatgaagaagcaatattaataaaaatcttaggatatacgcaacaagttacagtcatacagtcaacatgggaggaaatgggtgataggaatgatgagaaaaactagtagaatagaagtgcagatttagtaaaaagtctgacagttttgagggaattatttgtttagtagagtgatggcgttcgggaaaaaactgttcttgtgtctagttgtcttggtgtgcagtgctctgtagcgacgttattaaattattaaattaaattaaattaaattaacccaatccaattttaaaaaaaactttaaaaactgttTACTCAACCACCCCATCTCGTACATCAATCTATCATAACAATCGTTCAATCAATGGCAGGGGCTGGAATGAGATGATCAATTCAACAGCCTCTGGCCTGTTGGTGCCaatgggttttcaagttcttccAAAAGGCCCGAAAAAGTGGGAACCATATGGCTCTCctgggggggaagggagaggttgggggcaaaattctggactatctgcagtctcccaACACTCTCCAAGGGTCGCCCCATATAAATCAGCATTAATCTGTGTGATGAGGTTATGACCTTCAACTATGTTGAAATCGTACTTTTAAAACTGGCAGTTGCTTAACTTGCAAGATGGGGCGAGCTGCAGTTCTTGAGAAAAGAGGAACTACTATATGCTTGTAGTGCAAAAATAACCATGTTGTAACATTGAGGTTAAAGGAATCAAAAACCGCCCCAGTTGCTAGAACACAGGGTCAGAATCCCAAAGTGTTGTGCTTTGTGGTtttagcaatacagtgatacctcatcttacaaacgcctcgtcatacaaactttttgagatacaaacctggggtttaagattttcttgTCTCTTCTTATTcttaaactattttcactttataaacccaccgccgccgctgggatgtcccgcctccggacttctgttgccagcaaagcacccgtttttgcactgctgggattcccctgaggctcccctccatgggaaacctcacctccggacttccgtgtttttgcgatgctgcagggcaatcccagcaggggaatcccagcagcacaaaaatgggcactttgctggcaacggaagtccggaggtggggtttcccagtgaggggagcctcagtgaaatcacagcatcgcaaaaacacagagatccggaggtggggattcgaggacttcggtgttgttgcaatgctgcgatttcactgatgctcccttcgctgggaaaccccacctccagacttctgttgccagcgaagcgctcgtttttgcgatgctggcaatccgctgctgggattcccctgcagcatcgcaaaaacacagaagtccagaagtggggtttcccatggaggggaccctcaggggaatcccagcagtgcaaaaacgggcgcttcggctgacaaaaggggtgaattttggacttgtacgcattaatctcttttccattaattcctatgggaaacattgtttcatcttacaaacttttcaccttaaaaacctcgtcccagaaccaattaaggcaaggtatcactgtagcaatagcacttatatatcatttcatagtgctttacagccctctctaagaggtcaATCTACAGTCTGtaaaagcagtttacagaatcagcctctggcccccaacaatatgggtcctcattttacccaccgcggaagaatggaaggctgaatcaaccttgaaccagtgagatttgaactgccaaattgcaggcagccagcagaagtagcctgcagtactgcactctaaccactgcgcccacCCTGAGTCTCTAAcatgacacacaaggaatttgtcttggtgcatgtgctctcagtgtacataaaagaaaaaataaattcatcaagaatcataaggtaaatccacaataactgaatttaaacgtgtctgggataaacatatatccatcctaagataaaatacagaaaatagtataagggcagaccatgaggtctttttctgccatcaatcttctatgtttctatatttctaatcaCATGTGCATGAGCTATACAGTGGGCTCAAGATGTTTGTCAAAAAAGAGTTTGCATATTGATAAAACTCAatattaatccctggatagttcagtggatttcaagctggctgaagcgtagacatcagagagttcttgttaatggcaagtattctgagcacagacaggttacaagcggtgtgccacaagggtctgttctgggtcctattctttttagcatgtttgtgagtgacatagggtaaggtttggtagggaaggtttgcctatttgccgatgactctaacgtgtgcaatagggttgatattcctggaggcgtctgtaatatggtaaatgatttagctttactagataaatgttcaaagcaatggaaactgcagtttaatgtttccaaatgtaaaataatgcacttgggcaaaaggaatcctcaatctgagtattgtattggcagttagttctgtgttagcaaaaacttcagaagaaaaggatttaggggtagtgatttctgacagtctcaaaatgggtgagcagtgcagtcaggcggtagggaaagcaagtaggatgcttggctgcatagctagaggtgtaacaagcaggaagagggagattatgatccccttatagagaacgctggtgagaccacatttgaaatactgtgttcagttctggagacctcacctacaaaaagatattgacaaaattgaacgggtccaaagacaggctacaagaatggtggaaggtcttaagcataaaacctatcaggaaagacttcatgaactcaatctttatagtctggaggacagaagggaaaggggggacatgatcgaaacatttaaatatgttaaagggttaaatcaggttcaggaaggaagtgtttttaataggaaagcgaacacaagaacaaggggacacaatctgaggttagttgggggaaagatcagaagcaacgtgagaaaatattacagtatttgactgaaggagtagtagatgcttggaacaaacttccagcagacgtggttggtaaatccacagtaactgaatttaaacatgcctgggataaacatatatccatcctaagataaaatacaggaaatagtataagggcagactagatggaccatgaggtctttttctgctgtcaatcttctatgtttctaatcacaTGTGCATAAGCTATACAGTGGGCTCAAGATGTCAAAAAAGAGTTTGCATATTGATAAAACagtataatgataataataaataatgataataatgataatgatgatgatgatgatgataatgatgataataataataataataataataataataataataatttattagatttgtatgccgc
This DNA window, taken from Erythrolamprus reginae isolate rEryReg1 chromosome 7, rEryReg1.hap1, whole genome shotgun sequence, encodes the following:
- the LOC139170130 gene encoding 16 kDa beta-galactoside-binding lectin-like codes for the protein MSKCGVTATEFQLYPGESLVVKGTILSESKEFEINLGKDCNNLVLHFNARFDCKGDWHTVVCNSRQGGDWEQEERPHDFPFHDNCAVEITFSFTEADIRVKMEGSEEIVFPNRLGLKVIDYLGVQGDFRIKSVTFP